Proteins encoded within one genomic window of Opitutales bacterium:
- a CDS encoding cupin domain-containing protein, with protein sequence MKKINASDIPRADFKSPKGIFELKRQHLSLALGGVKDQGTFGGGHPFDVELSELPPGKKNYPLHAHAAQWEYYIFLSGSGVMWNESDEPTEVIAGDHLICPPGDAHQLENTGDTPLQYFVIADHHPADVTRYPKTGKRHIKPEFRVVQTEDVDYFEGEE encoded by the coding sequence ATGAAGAAGATTAATGCATCAGATATACCGCGAGCAGATTTTAAATCTCCGAAGGGTATTTTTGAACTGAAACGACAGCACCTGTCTTTGGCATTAGGAGGGGTCAAGGATCAGGGGACTTTTGGAGGGGGGCATCCCTTTGATGTTGAGTTGTCTGAATTGCCTCCGGGCAAGAAAAACTATCCGCTTCATGCGCACGCGGCCCAATGGGAGTATTACATTTTTTTGTCGGGGAGTGGTGTCATGTGGAACGAATCTGATGAGCCCACTGAAGTGATTGCAGGCGACCATTTGATTTGCCCGCCCGGTGATGCGCACCAGTTGGAAAATACGGGCGATACTCCGCTCCAGTATTTTGTTATCGCTGACCATCACCCGGCGGACGTCACTCGCTACCCTAAAACGGGTAAGCGTCACATTAAGCCCGAGTTTCGCGTCGTGCAGACTGAAGATGTCGACTATTTTGAGGGCGAGGAGTAA
- a CDS encoding flagellar protein FlaR — translation MCRVAIIGNVGGGKSTLCRGLAQSKRLPLTTVDKLQWRPGWTLTPREALDSALDAIQEKDLWIIDGWGSWRSIELRFERADTIIFVDHAVWVHFWFAAKRQLKAFIAPDRVDTPKGCDLSKVTREIFEMIWRIHTQMRDRLLSLIDAHRGNKAIYHIRSPRELRRFVREHC, via the coding sequence ATGTGTCGGGTAGCAATCATCGGTAATGTCGGGGGAGGCAAATCGACCCTGTGTCGTGGGCTAGCCCAGTCGAAGCGGCTTCCACTCACTACTGTGGATAAACTGCAGTGGCGGCCGGGATGGACGCTGACCCCTCGCGAGGCTCTAGACTCGGCGCTGGATGCGATTCAGGAGAAGGATCTTTGGATTATTGACGGCTGGGGGTCATGGCGCTCAATTGAGCTGCGTTTCGAAAGGGCGGATACCATTATCTTTGTGGATCATGCGGTATGGGTTCACTTCTGGTTTGCGGCTAAACGACAGCTCAAGGCTTTCATTGCTCCAGATCGGGTCGATACTCCAAAGGGCTGCGACTTGTCCAAGGTAACGCGGGAGATATTCGAGATGATCTGGAGAATCCACACCCAGATGCGAGATCGCTTGTTAAGCCTAATTGATGCTCACCGAGGCAATAAAGCCATCTATCACATCCGTTCTCCTAGAGAGCTCAGACGCTTTGTTAGGGAGCATTGTTGA
- a CDS encoding DEAD/DEAH box helicase family protein encodes MQRPLDHQRDLIFSLRPYQQQVLDEIADSIQKGSKKYHLIAPPGSGKTIIGLAALFLTRSKGVIFSPNNAIQAQWVKRFEESTDHINSTALDDSWMSPVANSGATFLSLTYQSVAIRDLKSNGNHENAQATIDQLIAGNYRVLVLDECHHITGFWGEVIEHIIEQLDDPFIISLTATPPIEVAPKALNRYLRIAGPVRKEIPLPAVVRQGDLAPYQDLVYFTHPGEDELDQLEAADQELNTLLNQLETPEYPRQRLANWIYDCLDQSKYRGEILPFPDWMRKHPDAAIAYVRYLKRAKLEPPINAIWIDEMASPCDTDDLALVLADFRKYHLEPLKGTVKDLIQNLDDVMGRLGFRFSRSNYQSTNSGTARALTLSRSKLVGLQEILRQELGYQMDSMRALVLVDYEFGREGCDGITAIDVMDAVTHCDDVDQLDPIMITGRSLLIDDDFLEPFIALAAAYRKRRALKFELISEPEQGYFRVSGNGPDWNTRIRVSLITEIFESGLSRLLISTRSLLGEGWDSQSLNTLVDLTAISAFVSVNQIRGRSIRKDPQMLTKCANNWDIVTIAPGTGFGLHDLHRLEAKHAQFYGVSDDGVIEKGLGHIHPLLGKGRHTQIAPITTELNSEMLDRASQRDIARELWKVGTPYRNTDMHCLEIQPESVRPAQSTRSQYTWIEEVKINLEESRPQYRLIQLLTSIAGTLPGALLFWTLQNSMTLAISALGSASAIILCHQQRQKEARHHLEEAERQGNKSHKTILSFAYALLATLRELDQISRDITCEAIELLERKNGFYRIVLHGSTEAESKVFSESLYEVLGPYQNNKYIIERQQISVELTGLSLAQILGKKMVPFDTIACHPVPFSCSRKKADVQIFQKFWNQYVSPGRTYYTRQGSGKEFAQAWFMKNPVELKRSKKIVWE; translated from the coding sequence ATGCAGCGCCCACTCGACCATCAACGTGATTTAATATTTTCTCTCCGACCTTACCAGCAGCAGGTTCTGGATGAAATTGCTGATTCGATACAAAAGGGCTCGAAGAAATATCATCTCATCGCCCCACCCGGTTCAGGCAAGACGATCATTGGTTTAGCGGCCCTTTTTCTCACTCGATCGAAAGGAGTCATATTTTCTCCCAACAATGCTATTCAAGCTCAATGGGTTAAGCGTTTCGAAGAATCGACTGACCACATCAACTCAACAGCACTAGACGACTCTTGGATGAGTCCAGTAGCTAACTCAGGCGCGACTTTTCTTTCCCTTACTTACCAATCGGTAGCTATACGCGATCTCAAATCGAATGGAAATCACGAGAATGCACAAGCCACTATAGATCAACTCATTGCTGGGAATTACCGTGTTTTGGTGTTGGACGAGTGCCACCACATCACCGGCTTTTGGGGAGAAGTGATCGAACACATAATAGAGCAACTTGACGACCCTTTCATCATCTCTCTCACAGCGACACCACCTATAGAGGTCGCCCCCAAGGCGCTCAATCGCTACCTGCGTATTGCTGGGCCAGTCAGAAAAGAAATACCCCTTCCTGCGGTGGTAAGACAGGGAGACCTGGCCCCCTACCAAGATTTAGTCTATTTCACACATCCCGGAGAAGACGAGTTGGACCAGCTTGAAGCGGCTGATCAAGAGCTGAATACTTTGCTAAATCAGCTCGAGACTCCAGAATATCCGCGGCAGCGATTGGCAAATTGGATCTACGACTGTCTCGATCAATCAAAATATCGAGGAGAGATTCTGCCATTCCCGGATTGGATGCGCAAGCACCCCGACGCGGCGATTGCTTATGTTCGGTACCTCAAACGCGCGAAGCTCGAACCCCCAATCAACGCCATTTGGATAGATGAGATGGCATCGCCGTGCGACACTGATGATCTAGCTCTGGTATTAGCCGACTTCAGAAAGTACCATCTCGAACCCCTTAAGGGGACGGTTAAGGATCTCATTCAGAATTTAGATGACGTGATGGGCCGCCTGGGTTTTCGATTCTCCCGTTCAAACTATCAGTCTACGAATTCTGGCACTGCGCGCGCCCTTACCTTATCCAGAAGCAAATTAGTCGGGCTTCAGGAAATACTCCGTCAAGAATTAGGTTACCAGATGGACAGCATGCGCGCTTTAGTCCTCGTAGACTACGAATTCGGACGAGAAGGATGTGACGGCATCACCGCGATCGATGTTATGGATGCCGTGACACACTGCGATGACGTCGACCAGCTCGATCCAATAATGATCACTGGACGCTCCCTTTTAATCGATGACGATTTCCTAGAGCCATTTATAGCCCTCGCGGCAGCATACCGCAAACGGCGTGCGCTCAAATTCGAACTCATATCAGAACCGGAACAAGGTTATTTTCGAGTATCAGGAAACGGTCCCGACTGGAATACACGTATTCGAGTAAGCCTTATCACCGAAATTTTCGAAAGCGGCCTATCTCGATTGCTGATCAGCACGCGCAGCCTGCTGGGAGAGGGTTGGGACTCACAATCCTTAAATACTCTAGTCGACCTGACCGCGATCTCTGCCTTTGTGAGCGTCAACCAAATCCGCGGACGATCAATCCGTAAAGACCCGCAAATGCTCACTAAATGCGCCAATAACTGGGATATCGTGACGATCGCGCCAGGAACAGGCTTTGGACTACATGACCTGCATCGCCTCGAGGCCAAACACGCGCAATTCTATGGCGTAAGCGATGATGGAGTTATCGAAAAAGGGCTTGGGCATATTCACCCGCTATTAGGAAAAGGACGACACACCCAAATCGCCCCAATCACTACGGAGCTGAATAGCGAAATGCTGGATCGCGCGAGCCAACGCGACATAGCCAGAGAACTTTGGAAAGTAGGCACCCCTTATCGCAATACTGATATGCACTGCTTAGAGATCCAACCTGAGTCTGTCAGACCGGCTCAGTCGACTCGCAGCCAATATACGTGGATTGAAGAAGTAAAAATTAACCTAGAAGAGAGCCGCCCACAATACCGCCTCATACAGCTGTTAACGTCGATTGCTGGCACCCTACCGGGTGCCTTGCTTTTTTGGACACTTCAAAACTCAATGACCCTTGCAATATCTGCGCTAGGATCAGCCTCAGCAATCATACTTTGCCATCAGCAACGACAAAAAGAAGCCCGCCACCACTTGGAGGAAGCAGAGCGACAGGGAAACAAGTCTCATAAAACCATACTAAGTTTTGCCTATGCTTTACTCGCTACGCTCAGGGAACTGGATCAGATTAGCCGCGATATAACATGTGAAGCCATTGAGTTACTGGAGCGTAAAAATGGGTTTTATCGTATCGTGCTGCATGGTAGCACTGAGGCAGAGTCGAAGGTATTCTCCGAATCCCTTTACGAAGTCCTCGGGCCCTATCAAAACAACAAATACATTATAGAGCGTCAGCAGATTTCAGTTGAATTAACAGGCCTCAGCCTCGCTCAAATACTGGGAAAAAAGATGGTGCCTTTCGATACGATCGCATGCCATCCAGTACCTTTTTCCTGCTCCAGGAAAAAAGCCGATGTTCAAATATTCCAGAAATTCTGGAATCAGTATGTCAGTCCAGGAAGGACCTATTACACCCGCCAAGGAAGTGGAAAAGAATTCGCCCAAGCCTGGTTCATGAAAAATCCAGTCGAACTCAAACGATCTAAGAAAATCGTCTGGGAGTAG
- a CDS encoding type II toxin-antitoxin system prevent-host-death family antitoxin — protein MISFISTRELSRQPGKVMAKVSEEGPQIITQNGTPTAYLVPTSGRGIEEDLDILRRLLLGRSLDAMQADAARSGASALTMEDIIGETSSVRSERQADDLAGS, from the coding sequence ATGATCTCCTTTATTTCGACTCGCGAACTCTCTCGGCAACCCGGAAAAGTGATGGCGAAAGTTTCCGAAGAAGGTCCTCAAATTATCACTCAGAATGGGACTCCAACGGCTTACTTAGTCCCTACCAGCGGTCGAGGAATCGAAGAAGATTTAGATATACTGCGGCGACTGTTGCTGGGGCGGTCCTTAGACGCGATGCAGGCTGACGCTGCACGTTCCGGGGCTTCAGCGCTTACGATGGAAGATATCATTGGTGAGACTTCATCCGTTCGGTCTGAACGGCAAGCTGATGATTTGGCCGGCAGCTAG